A DNA window from Nerophis lumbriciformis linkage group LG03, RoL_Nlum_v2.1, whole genome shotgun sequence contains the following coding sequences:
- the LOC133584437 gene encoding leucine-rich repeat-containing protein 3-like, whose product MWSNISTRRPSQVGHFLPWLCILLCCTSLRGQASPPCPDSCHCAWDTSTVLCSDAGLQEIPEGIPPDTVSLHLERNNIRSIPESAFVDLVHLRDLDLSHNRIDTLSSGALRHLGPELRLLDLSHNQLRQASREELGSTRAKTRLYHNPWHCDCTLQELMETLNLEAETVNGIVCESSVRALGESSRWEEHGWLGEHAGQPLVKLLHSGVNFCSLQRKTTDVAMLVTMFVWFFMVIVYVVYYVRQNQAEARRHLEYLKSLPSPRKTPTETDTLSTGF is encoded by the coding sequence ATGTGGAGCAACATCAGCACCAGAAGACCAAGTCAAGTGGGCCACTTCCTGCCATGGCTGTGCATCCTCCTCTGCTGCACCTCTCTGCGGGGCCAAGCCTCCCCGCCGTGTCCGGACAGCTGCCACTGTGCCTGGGACACGTCCACCGTGCTCTGCTCGGACGCCGGCCTGCAGGAGATCCCCGAGGGCATCCCGCCCGACACAGTCTCCCTCCACCTGGAGCGCAACAACATCCGCAGCATCCCCGAGAGTGCCTTCGTGGACCTGGTCCACCTGCGAGACCTGGACCTGTCCCACAACCGCATCGACACGCTGTCCTCGGGCGCCCTGCGGCATCTGGGGCCGGAGCTCCGCCTCCTGGACCTGTCGCACAACCAGCTGAGACAAGCCAGCAGGGAGGAGCTGGGGTCCACGCGGGCCAAGACGCGCCTTTACCACAACCCCTGGCACTGTGACTGCACCCTGCAGGAGCTGATGGAGACCCTCAACCTGGAGGCCGAGACGGTGAACGGGATCGTGTGCGAGAGCTCGGTGCGGGCGCTGGGCGAGTCCAGCAGGTGGGAGGAGCACGGGTGGCTGGGCGAGCACGCCGGCCAGCCTCTGGTCAAGCTCTTGCACTCCGGGGTGAACTTCTGCAGCCTGCAGAGGAAGACCACCGACGTGGCCATGCTGGTCACCATGTTCGTGTGGTTCTTCATGGTCATCGTCTACGTGGTTTACTACGTCCGGCAAAACCAAGCCGAGGCCCGCCGCCATTTGGAGTACCTGAAGAGCTTACCCAGCCCACGCAAGACCCCCACGGAGACGGATACCCTCAGCACTGGCTTCTGA